Genomic DNA from Selenomonadales bacterium:
GGGCGTGCGGGCCAGCGTGGGTAGAGGTCGGTCAATTCTTTGATGGCACTCGACCGCGATCGCTAACTTGACCCGCTGCCGACCACTCGTACCCAGGATTGCCTGCGGGCGATATCCGGTGCCTTTCGGTCCTGGTTGCGCCTGACAGCCCACATTAAATAGAGCCGCCGGGCTTGCCCGGCAGGCCGTTGGTCGGCGGCACCTGCGCGGGCCCGCACGCTTGTGAGCGGCGAGCGCCAGCACCCCGCCAAGACCAAGGGCGCCCATCCCGGAAGCGAAGCGATTGAAAAAGGCGCCGACGGCCTGGTTCTGGTGGCCACAGGCGCGGGTGGCCACGCTGGTCGCCAGTCGCCCTTCGCCTTGGTTCAGGAGACACGCGCCTGGTTCGATGGTCCGATCGCGCTATCGGGCTCCATTGCCCACGGCTCCTCCATCCTCGCAGCCGAAGCCATGGGTGCCGACTTTGCCTATATCGGTTCGGCGTTCATTGCGACGCAGGAAGCCCATGCGCAGCCCGAGTACAAGAAGGCAGTCATCGAAGGCAGTGCTGAAGACATCGTCTACACCGACTTCTTCACGGGCGTTTGGGGTAACTACCTTGGCCCGTCCATCGTCGCCGCCGGCATGGATCCGCAGAACATGCCAAGTGCTCAC
This window encodes:
- a CDS encoding nitronate monooxygenase encodes the protein MSGERQHPAKTKGAHPGSEAIEKGADGLVLVATGAGGHAGRQSPFALVQETRAWFDGPIALSGSIAHGSSILAAEAMGADFAYIGSAFIATQEAHAQPEYKKAVIEGSAEDIVYTDFFTGVWGNYLGPSIVAAGMDPQNMPSAHPSDMDFGGPEGGPKVKAWKDVWGCGQGIGVLHDIPSAGELIQRFADQYLAAQQRLGRRVA